CCTTCGTGGGCAGCTTGTCGAACTCGGTGATGCCCTCGGTCGACTCCGCCCAGCCGGGCAGCGTGGTGTAGACGGGCTCCAGAGCCTCCAGGCCGCGAACGTCGGCAGGGATGGTGTCGATGACCTTGCCGTCGAGCTTGTAGGAGGTGCAGACCGGAATCTCCTTCAGCGAGTCCAGCACGTCCATCTTTGTCACGACCAGCCACTCGGTGCCGTTGATCATGTTGCTGTAGCGCAGGATCGGCAGATCCATCCAGCCGCAGCGGCGCGGACGTCCAGTGGAGGCGCCATACTCATTGCCGCGCTTGCGCAGCTCCTCACCCATCTCGCCATGAATCTCGGTCGGGAACGGACCCTCGCCCACGCGAGTGACGTAAGCCTTGGTCACGCCGATGACAGTCCCAATGGCCGTCGGCCCGACGCCGGTGCCGATCACGGCTCCGCCTGCCGTAGCCGAGGAGCTGGTGACAAAGGGATAGGTGCCATGGTCGATGTCCAGCAGCGCACCCTGTGCGCCCTCGAACATAATCCGCTTCCCTGCCTTCAGGCTGTCATTCATCAGGGTAGCGGTATCGGTCACGTACGGCGCCACCTGCTCGGCGTAGCGGGCGTACTCTTCGTAGATCTTGGCCGGGTTCAGCGGCTCGGTGCCCCACAGCGCGTGCGCGATGGAGTTCTTCTCATGGCATGCATTGGTGATGTGGGTGCGCAGCAGCGCCGAGTTCAGCAGGTCGATCACCCGCAGGCCGTTGCGGTGCATCTTGTCTTCGTAGGCGGGTCCGATGCCGCGGCTGGTGGTGCCGATCTTCGTGCGCCCGGGGGCGTTCTCGGCGGCCAGCTCGATCATGCGGTGGTAAGGCAAGATCACCTGGGCACGGTCGCTGACAAAGAGCTGCCCGTCGACCGGCAGACCGGCCTCCTTCAGCATCTTCACCTCGGTCAGAAAGGCGGCAGGGTCCATTACGACGCCATTGCCGATCACGCTGAGGCAGTCCGGCCGCAGCACGCCGCAGGGGATCAGATGCAGGACGTACTTCTTCCCTTTGATGATGACCGTGTGCCCGGCATTGTGCCCGCCGGCATACCGCGCCACCACCTGAAACTTCTCTGAGAGGACATCGACAATCTTGCCCTTGCCCTCATCGCCCCACTGTGCGCCCAGTACTACCGCCGATTGCTTGAGAGATGCCACAGGTACTCCAAAAAAGGAATCGGGCGATTGGGTCGCCCGATTCCTAATTTTATATCTCCGCAACGAAATTCTGCCGGATATTGCGTTACACCGCTGTGGAGGAAGGCGGCCAAAGAGGTTATTTCTGCTGTTCAAGTTCCGCGTTTACGCGGGCACCAGATCCGCTGACATCTACGTTCCTTGAGAACGATAGTTGGATCCATTCCGCTTGTGGAGGGCAACTCACTCTTTCGCGAATCGCACATTCTCTTTCACTCGCTCCATCAATTCCTTTTCAATCTCCAGCCATTGCGCATTTCCGCGTCCACTCGGCATCAATTCTTCCGCGGTAAATCCGGTCTCCTTCAGATCCTCGGCGTAGATCACCATCAGCTCGCGCCGTTTGGTGGCGTCGGTCAGGTGGACCAGGCGGACGTTCATCATGCCTGCGGGTTCGGTGTATCCGTGGGCGTGCAGCATGGCCTGCACCTTGGCGGCGTCGCTGCCCTCTTTTGCCGGCTGTGAAGGGCCGAAGCGTGGTCTTACGTCGAACTTCATGCCGCCCAGCTCCAGCGTGCGTTCGAATTTGTAGCCGTAGGTTGCGTTGGGAGTGCTTGGTAGATATCCCTCGAACTGGATCCAGTACAGCCGCTTCACCACCCGCTGCGCATCGGCCTCCACGAAGAGATGGATCTCGCAATCCGCCACGCCATACAGCACGAAGTGCTCCGCGCCGAGATAGATCGCCTGTTTCGGCAGCGCGATGTGCACCGCCGGGTCGTGCTGCGAGACGACGACGTTGCCGGTGACGGTTCGCTCAGGCGGCGGAGTTTGTGCCGTAGCGATTCCGCAGAGCGTTGCCAGGGTTGTGACGATCAGGACTCTCTTCAAGGCGACGGTCTCCTCCGTACGGAAGGTTACGAAGAGCAGCGTGTGGTGGTTCCTCAAACACCGTTATCCGGTTTCCTTGTCCTCCCCGGCTGCGGCAATCTCGTCAAAAGTTGCAAGGATTCACTCCATGTTGAAATTCATTCGTCGCCTGATCGG
This genomic window from Terriglobus albidus contains:
- a CDS encoding adenylosuccinate synthase, translated to MASLKQSAVVLGAQWGDEGKGKIVDVLSEKFQVVARYAGGHNAGHTVIIKGKKYVLHLIPCGVLRPDCLSVIGNGVVMDPAAFLTEVKMLKEAGLPVDGQLFVSDRAQVILPYHRMIELAAENAPGRTKIGTTSRGIGPAYEDKMHRNGLRVIDLLNSALLRTHITNACHEKNSIAHALWGTEPLNPAKIYEEYARYAEQVAPYVTDTATLMNDSLKAGKRIMFEGAQGALLDIDHGTYPFVTSSSATAGGAVIGTGVGPTAIGTVIGVTKAYVTRVGEGPFPTEIHGEMGEELRKRGNEYGASTGRPRRCGWMDLPILRYSNMINGTEWLVVTKMDVLDSLKEIPVCTSYKLDGKVIDTIPADVRGLEALEPVYTTLPGWAESTEGITEFDKLPTKAQEYLKFLEKETGAKIGMVSTGPDREQTMVLPEFAASVIG